A genome region from Campylobacter sp. MIT 12-8780 includes the following:
- a CDS encoding NAD(P)-binding domain-containing protein, whose product MKKVDLIVIGAGPAGIGAAVEAKLKGKEVVLLEKADAICQTFVKFYKDGKRVDKEYKGHDSTNRGHIPFEDGTKESSLATFEEALKANNIELELNSEVESVKKSGENFIITTPKQSYECKNIIVAIGRMGKPNKPDYKIPATLNKVVNFNANSVQEGEKIIIIGGGNSAAEYAVDLASKHKVTLCYRRDKFTRLNDINLNDVETAAKEGKITLKLGVDISEVQDENGKVKMLFNDGSSEVYDRAIYAIGGSTPVDFLQKCGIEVDDKGVPVFDAHKQSNVKGIFVAGDIATKNGASIVVGLNDGVIINDYLA is encoded by the coding sequence ATGAAAAAAGTTGATCTTATCGTTATAGGTGCTGGTCCAGCTGGCATTGGAGCAGCCGTAGAAGCAAAGCTTAAGGGTAAAGAAGTTGTTTTGCTTGAAAAAGCTGATGCTATATGCCAAACCTTTGTGAAATTTTATAAAGATGGCAAAAGAGTTGATAAAGAGTATAAAGGGCATGATAGCACAAACCGCGGACATATCCCTTTTGAAGACGGCACCAAAGAAAGCTCGCTTGCAACCTTTGAAGAAGCCTTAAAAGCAAACAATATAGAACTTGAGCTTAACAGCGAAGTTGAAAGTGTGAAAAAAAGCGGAGAAAATTTCATCATCACTACACCAAAACAGAGCTATGAATGCAAAAATATCATCGTCGCTATAGGCAGAATGGGCAAACCAAACAAACCAGACTATAAAATCCCAGCCACTTTAAATAAAGTCGTCAATTTCAACGCAAACAGCGTGCAAGAGGGCGAAAAAATCATTATCATAGGCGGTGGAAACTCAGCGGCTGAATATGCTGTTGATCTTGCAAGCAAACACAAAGTTACGCTTTGTTATAGAAGAGATAAATTCACAAGGCTTAATGATATCAATCTAAACGATGTAGAAACGGCTGCTAAAGAAGGTAAAATCACACTTAAGCTCGGCGTTGATATTAGCGAAGTCCAAGATGAAAATGGTAAGGTAAAAATGCTCTTCAATGACGGCAGTAGCGAAGTATATGATAGAGCCATTTATGCGATCGGTGGTTCTACGCCGGTGGATTTTTTACAAAAATGTGGCATAGAAGTTGATGACAAAGGCGTGCCTGTATTTGACGCACATAAACAAAGCAATGTTAAAGGCATATTTGTAGCTGGCGATATCGCTACAAAAAATGGCGCAAGCATAGTTGTGGGGCTAAATGATGGCGTTATCATTAATGATTATCTAGCATAA